In Amycolatopsis jiangsuensis, the following proteins share a genomic window:
- the clpS gene encoding ATP-dependent Clp protease adapter ClpS, which yields MSTPVASEQTQVDPLGAEAAESDQPWRTIVWNDPVNLMSYVTYVFQKLFGYSRDHATKLMLDVHHKGRAIVSSGSKEKVETDVAKLHAAGLWATMEQPS from the coding sequence ATGTCCACGCCTGTTGCCTCCGAACAGACGCAGGTTGATCCACTCGGGGCCGAAGCCGCCGAATCCGACCAGCCGTGGCGGACCATCGTGTGGAACGATCCGGTCAACCTGATGTCGTACGTGACGTACGTGTTCCAGAAGCTGTTCGGCTACAGCCGGGACCACGCCACGAAGCTGATGCTCGACGTGCACCACAAGGGCAGGGCCATCGTGTCGTCCGGCAGCAAGGAGAAGGTGGAGACCGACGTGGCGAAACTGCACGCCGCGGGGCTGTGGGCGACCATGGAACAACCCTCGTGA
- a CDS encoding P1 family peptidase, translating into MNAITDVPGVLVGHHQRLGDGWATGTTVVLVPGGATGAVDQRGGAPGTRETDLLKPENLVQRVNAVCLSGGSAYGLAAADGVMRWLGERDLGFPVGAEPHEVVPIVPAAVLFDLPRSTWGNRPDADFGYAACEAATTGASGVHQGTVGAGTGAVVGSLKGGIGTASEQVGEVTVGAIVAVNAAGEAVDFGTGRAFTADHEVDGEFGVCWPDRPGSVPGQRTDLNTTIGVVACDAALSKAEAQRLAVAGQDGLARAVRPAHSMFDGDTVYALATGAHELPARPGPFAFADRAGALDALCSAAARVFARAMVHGLLSATTAGGVAAYRDVWPEAFGRT; encoded by the coding sequence GTGAACGCGATCACCGATGTGCCGGGCGTGCTCGTCGGGCACCACCAGCGGCTCGGCGACGGCTGGGCCACCGGGACCACGGTGGTCCTGGTGCCGGGCGGAGCGACCGGGGCGGTCGACCAGCGCGGCGGTGCCCCGGGCACGCGCGAGACCGATCTGCTGAAGCCGGAAAACCTGGTGCAGCGCGTGAACGCGGTCTGCCTCTCCGGCGGCAGCGCGTACGGCCTCGCCGCCGCGGACGGGGTGATGCGCTGGCTCGGCGAGCGTGACCTGGGATTTCCGGTCGGGGCGGAGCCGCACGAGGTGGTGCCGATCGTGCCCGCCGCGGTGCTCTTCGACCTTCCGCGCAGCACCTGGGGCAACCGGCCGGACGCCGATTTCGGTTACGCCGCTTGCGAAGCCGCGACGACCGGTGCGAGCGGTGTGCACCAGGGGACTGTCGGCGCGGGCACCGGCGCCGTGGTCGGTTCGCTCAAGGGCGGCATCGGTACGGCGAGCGAGCAGGTCGGCGAGGTGACCGTGGGCGCGATCGTCGCGGTGAACGCCGCCGGCGAGGCCGTGGACTTCGGCACCGGGCGGGCCTTCACCGCCGACCACGAGGTGGACGGCGAGTTCGGCGTCTGCTGGCCGGACCGGCCCGGTTCGGTGCCCGGGCAGCGAACCGACTTGAACACCACCATCGGCGTGGTGGCCTGCGACGCGGCGCTCTCGAAGGCCGAGGCGCAGCGTCTCGCGGTGGCCGGCCAGGACGGCCTCGCCCGCGCGGTGCGCCCGGCACACAGCATGTTCGACGGCGACACCGTCTATGCACTGGCCACCGGTGCGCACGAGCTTCCGGCGCGGCCCGGCCCGTTCGCGTTCGCGGACCGCGCCGGCGCACTGGACGCGCTGTGCTCGGCCGCCGCGCGGGTTTTCGCGCGGGCGATGGTGCACGGTCTGCTGTCGGCGACCACAGCAGGGGGAGTGGCCGCGTACCGGGACGTGTGGCCGGAAGCGTTCGGCCGGACGTAA
- a CDS encoding isochorismatase family protein, translated as MGTALIVVDVQNDFCEGGSLALAGGAAAADAISRHLAAGGYAHVVATRDHHIDPGDHFSETPDFNHSWPPHCVAGTPGASFHPALDVVPIEAVFSKGEYDAAYSGFEGKSRDGETLEDWLRAHDVTDVEVVGVATDFCVRATALDAARAGFGVRVLLDLTVGASRPTVEAALKDFDEAGVAYAGAPALPPG; from the coding sequence ATGGGAACCGCGCTGATCGTGGTGGACGTGCAGAACGACTTCTGCGAGGGCGGTTCGCTGGCTCTGGCCGGCGGAGCGGCGGCCGCCGACGCCATCTCCCGGCACCTTGCGGCCGGCGGCTACGCGCACGTGGTGGCCACCCGTGACCACCACATCGACCCAGGTGACCACTTCAGCGAGACGCCGGACTTCAACCACAGCTGGCCGCCGCACTGCGTAGCGGGCACACCCGGTGCTTCGTTCCACCCGGCGCTCGACGTCGTCCCGATCGAAGCGGTGTTCTCGAAAGGCGAGTACGACGCTGCGTACTCCGGTTTCGAGGGCAAGTCGCGCGACGGCGAGACGCTCGAGGACTGGCTGCGCGCGCACGACGTCACGGACGTCGAGGTGGTCGGCGTCGCCACGGACTTCTGCGTACGCGCCACCGCGCTCGACGCAGCACGCGCGGGCTTTGGCGTACGCGTGCTGCTGGACCTCACCGTCGGGGCGTCACGCCCCACCGTGGAGGCGGCGCTGAAGGACTTCGACGAAGCAGGCGTCGCCTATGCCGGCGCCCCCGCGCTGCCGCCAGGCTGA
- a CDS encoding DUF2017 domain-containing protein codes for MKAWRRKGEVILAGFEQQEAAVLRGLVGQLEDMLQARAEEAPQDELAELTGIRTGPAESPDDPVLSRLLPDFHRLDPDNPSREDLDSAAAMRSLHEPELVEAKVGVARTVLDTLPRDGGQVRLSFEQADAWLNALNDVRLALGTALDVTEDMPDELPDDDPRAPHLGVYHWLTWVQETLIQAVTA; via the coding sequence GTGAAGGCCTGGCGGCGCAAGGGCGAGGTCATCCTGGCGGGGTTCGAGCAGCAGGAGGCCGCGGTGCTGCGCGGCCTGGTCGGGCAGCTGGAGGACATGCTGCAGGCGCGGGCGGAGGAGGCCCCGCAGGACGAGCTGGCCGAGCTGACCGGCATCCGCACCGGCCCCGCCGAATCGCCGGACGACCCGGTGCTCTCCCGGCTGCTGCCGGACTTCCACCGGCTCGACCCGGACAACCCGAGCCGCGAGGACCTCGATTCCGCCGCCGCGATGCGTTCCCTGCACGAACCGGAGCTGGTGGAGGCGAAGGTCGGGGTGGCGCGGACCGTGCTCGACACGCTGCCGCGCGACGGCGGCCAGGTGCGGCTGAGCTTCGAGCAGGCGGACGCCTGGCTGAACGCGCTCAACGACGTGCGGCTGGCGCTGGGCACCGCGCTCGACGTCACCGAGGACATGCCCGACGAGCTCCCGGACGACGATCCGCGCGCGCCGCACCTGGGCGTCTACCACTGGCTGACCTGGGTGCAGGAGACCCTGATCCAGGCTGTCACCGCGTGA
- a CDS encoding ATP-dependent DNA helicase yields the protein MPARTDFPGVLELLTHAVESVGGAERPGQVKMADAVGHAIRTGEHLAVQAGTGTGKSLAYLVPAIRHAVEKDTTVVVSTATIALQRQLVDRDLPRLAKALKKPLGRLPTFAILKGRRNYLCLHRLDSGPADEPEDAQLFDPFAVSRMGKEVTRLREWSSDTETGDRDELVPGVSDQAWRQVSVTARECLGAARCPIGTDCFAERARGEAGKADVVVTNHALLAIDALQGYQVLPDHDLVVIDEAHDLVDRVTSVATGELTSAMVSSAARRCGRVMDAAIADRLLESSDGLALILDDLPAGRLDTLPQPLRGAIPAVRDAAKECLTALGSDRKEDVDEATARKLARSLVEEVHDVAVRLLDAYTDDQAHQRDVVWLTGDKYSATPRPPALKVAPLGVAGLLRERVFNQHTTVLTSATLTLGGAFDTMARQWGLPPGGARVEKAPGAATDKEVPSDEDSGPKWTGLDVGSPFDHRRNGILYVAKHLPSPGRDGLAESTMDELAELVEAAGGRTLGLFSSMRAAKQASEAMRERLDHPILCQGDDATPLLVRQFTDDPRTCLFGTLTLWQGVDVPGPSLQLVVVDRLPFPRPDDPVSSARQRAVEARGGNGFLTVSATHAALLLAQGTGRLHRSVTDRGVVAVLDSRLATARYGGFLRASLPPFWPTTDPQVARDALKRLDAAAPA from the coding sequence GTGCCCGCCCGTACCGATTTCCCCGGCGTCCTCGAACTCCTGACCCACGCGGTGGAGTCCGTCGGCGGCGCCGAGCGCCCCGGCCAGGTCAAGATGGCCGATGCCGTGGGCCACGCCATCCGCACCGGCGAGCACCTCGCCGTGCAAGCCGGTACCGGCACCGGAAAGTCGCTGGCCTACCTGGTGCCGGCCATCCGGCACGCGGTGGAGAAGGACACCACGGTCGTCGTCTCCACCGCCACCATCGCGTTGCAGCGCCAGCTGGTGGACCGCGATCTGCCCCGGCTGGCCAAAGCGCTGAAGAAGCCGCTGGGCCGGCTGCCGACGTTCGCGATCCTCAAGGGCCGCCGCAACTACCTGTGCCTGCACCGGCTCGACAGCGGTCCGGCGGACGAGCCGGAGGACGCGCAGCTGTTCGACCCGTTCGCGGTTTCCCGGATGGGCAAAGAGGTCACGCGGCTGCGCGAGTGGTCCTCCGACACCGAGACCGGTGACCGCGACGAGCTGGTGCCCGGGGTGTCCGACCAGGCGTGGCGGCAGGTTTCGGTCACCGCGCGGGAATGTCTCGGAGCGGCCCGCTGCCCGATCGGCACCGACTGCTTCGCCGAACGCGCGCGCGGCGAGGCGGGCAAGGCCGACGTGGTCGTCACCAACCACGCGCTGCTGGCCATCGACGCGCTGCAGGGCTACCAGGTGCTGCCCGACCACGACCTGGTGGTGATCGACGAGGCGCACGATCTGGTCGACCGCGTCACCTCCGTCGCCACCGGCGAGCTGACCAGCGCGATGGTGTCCTCGGCCGCACGCCGCTGCGGCCGGGTGATGGACGCGGCGATCGCCGACCGGCTGCTGGAATCGTCCGACGGGCTGGCGCTGATCCTCGACGATCTGCCCGCCGGGCGGCTGGACACGCTGCCGCAGCCGTTGCGGGGCGCGATCCCGGCGGTCCGCGACGCGGCCAAGGAATGCCTCACCGCGCTGGGTTCGGACCGCAAGGAGGACGTCGACGAGGCCACCGCGCGCAAGCTGGCACGTTCGCTGGTCGAGGAGGTGCACGACGTCGCGGTGCGGCTGCTCGACGCGTACACCGACGACCAGGCCCACCAGCGCGACGTCGTCTGGCTCACCGGCGACAAGTACTCGGCCACTCCGCGGCCGCCGGCGTTGAAGGTCGCGCCGCTGGGGGTGGCCGGGCTGCTGCGGGAGCGGGTGTTCAACCAGCACACCACCGTGCTGACCTCGGCCACGCTCACCCTCGGCGGCGCGTTCGACACGATGGCGCGGCAGTGGGGCCTGCCGCCCGGCGGGGCGCGGGTGGAGAAGGCGCCGGGCGCGGCGACCGACAAGGAAGTGCCGTCGGACGAGGACAGCGGGCCGAAGTGGACGGGTCTCGACGTGGGCTCGCCGTTCGACCATCGGCGCAACGGCATCCTGTACGTGGCCAAACACCTGCCGTCCCCGGGCCGCGACGGGCTCGCGGAGTCCACAATGGACGAGTTGGCCGAGCTGGTCGAGGCCGCGGGCGGGCGCACGCTCGGGCTGTTCTCCTCGATGCGCGCGGCGAAGCAGGCCAGCGAGGCGATGCGGGAGCGGCTCGACCACCCGATCCTGTGCCAGGGCGACGACGCCACGCCGTTGCTGGTGCGGCAGTTCACCGACGATCCGCGCACCTGCCTGTTCGGCACGCTCACCCTGTGGCAGGGCGTGGACGTGCCGGGGCCGTCGCTGCAGCTGGTCGTCGTCGACCGGCTCCCGTTCCCGCGACCGGACGATCCGGTCTCCTCGGCGCGGCAGCGCGCGGTGGAAGCCAGGGGCGGCAACGGGTTCCTCACCGTGTCGGCCACGCACGCGGCGCTGCTGCTCGCGCAGGGCACCGGGCGGCTGCACCGTTCGGTCACCGACCGCGGGGTGGTCGCGGTGCTGGACTCGCGGCTGGCCACCGCCCGCTACGGCGGTTTCCTGCGCGCGTCGCTGCCGCCGTTCTGGCCCACCACGGATCCGCAGGTCGCCCGCGACGCACTGAAGCGGCTCGACGCGGCCGCGCCCGCGTGA
- a CDS encoding OsmC family protein, whose translation MTLEVQREGEHSFVGRNERGAEVRLGRSGAEGAFSPAELLQIATAGCSAVTAEELITRRVGEDSKFRVAVTADRREGASELDAVHVSFDVDLSTLDPDKREALAGAVDRAIERLCTVRRTLTKGIPVTETFPGK comes from the coding sequence ATGACACTCGAAGTGCAGCGCGAGGGCGAACACAGCTTCGTGGGCCGCAACGAACGCGGTGCGGAGGTCCGCCTGGGCCGCTCCGGTGCGGAAGGCGCGTTCTCGCCGGCGGAGCTGCTGCAGATCGCCACCGCCGGCTGCTCCGCGGTGACCGCCGAGGAACTGATCACCCGCCGGGTCGGCGAGGACTCGAAGTTCCGGGTCGCGGTCACCGCCGACCGTCGCGAAGGAGCCTCCGAACTGGACGCGGTGCACGTCTCGTTCGACGTCGACCTCTCCACCCTGGACCCGGACAAACGCGAGGCCCTGGCCGGCGCGGTCGACCGGGCGATCGAACGGCTCTGCACAGTCCGCCGCACCCTGACGAAGGGCATCCCGGTCACGGAGACCTTCCCCGGCAAGTAA
- a CDS encoding biotin transporter BioY — MSSLSFTGRRQVLADLVPGALVRDLTLVAGGAVLTGAAAQLVIPIPGTPVPMTGQTFAALLVGASLGMRRGAASMLLYLLVGAAGVPWFQGATSGLSGASAGYIVGFVVAGALVGALARRGGDRTPLRTAGTMALGNVAIYAFGVPWLMAAGGYDFTTAFGKGVVPFLVGDVLKIVVAAGVLPLAWAAVSRFRKQD, encoded by the coding sequence GTGTCGTCGCTTTCCTTCACCGGCCGCCGTCAGGTGCTGGCCGACCTCGTGCCCGGCGCGCTCGTGCGCGATCTGACGCTGGTCGCCGGGGGTGCTGTGCTGACCGGCGCGGCCGCCCAGCTCGTGATCCCCATCCCCGGTACGCCGGTGCCGATGACCGGCCAGACGTTCGCCGCGCTGCTCGTGGGCGCTTCGCTGGGCATGCGCCGGGGCGCCGCCTCGATGCTGCTGTACCTGCTCGTCGGCGCAGCCGGCGTGCCGTGGTTCCAGGGTGCGACGTCCGGCCTGTCCGGCGCTTCGGCCGGCTACATCGTCGGCTTCGTGGTCGCCGGTGCGCTCGTGGGCGCGCTCGCGCGCCGCGGCGGGGACCGCACGCCGTTGCGCACGGCGGGGACCATGGCGCTGGGCAACGTGGCGATCTACGCCTTCGGCGTGCCGTGGCTGATGGCCGCCGGCGGCTACGACTTCACCACCGCGTTCGGCAAGGGCGTGGTGCCGTTCCTCGTGGGTGACGTGCTGAAGATCGTCGTCGCGGCCGGTGTGCTGCCGCTCGCATGGGCGGCCGTTTCCCGCTTCCGCAAGCAGGACTGA
- a CDS encoding nicotinate phosphoribosyltransferase codes for MGSPEPVTSASTALLTDHYELTMLASALANGTADRPCVFEVFARRLPDGRRYGVVAGTARALEAIADFRFTDAELTVLEQTAVVDAATLSWLADYEFRGDIDGYPEGELYFPGSPVLTVTGSFAEAVVLETVVLSILNHDSAVASAAARMAGAAHGRPIIEMGGRRTHEYAAVAAARSAYLAGFATTSNLEAGRRYGIPTRGTVAHAFMLLHDSEEAAFRAQVDKMGADTTLLVDTYDITAGIETAVRVAGPELGAIRIDSGDVGPLARKAREQLDSLGAKDTRIVVSGDLDEQAIAALRAEPVDAYGVGTSVVTGSGAPTAGMVYKLVEVDGRPVAKRSAHKESRGGRKSALRRHRATGTAVEEVVWTATAERPAAEEHDRELHIPLVREGRTVDDLPTLDDARARLRRAQVSLPWEGLKLSHGEPAIPTTFL; via the coding sequence ATGGGTTCACCCGAGCCGGTCACCAGCGCCAGCACAGCGCTGCTCACCGACCACTACGAGCTGACCATGCTGGCAAGCGCCCTCGCGAACGGCACCGCGGATCGCCCGTGCGTGTTCGAGGTCTTCGCCCGGCGGCTGCCGGACGGGCGGCGCTACGGCGTCGTCGCCGGCACCGCGCGAGCCCTCGAGGCGATCGCGGACTTCCGGTTCACCGACGCCGAGCTGACAGTGCTCGAACAGACCGCGGTCGTGGACGCGGCCACGCTGTCCTGGCTCGCGGACTACGAGTTCCGCGGCGACATCGACGGCTATCCCGAAGGCGAGCTGTACTTCCCCGGTTCGCCGGTCCTCACCGTCACCGGGAGCTTCGCCGAAGCCGTGGTGCTGGAGACAGTGGTGCTGTCGATCCTCAACCACGACAGCGCGGTGGCGTCGGCCGCGGCGCGCATGGCGGGCGCCGCGCACGGACGGCCGATCATCGAGATGGGCGGGCGGCGTACGCACGAGTACGCAGCAGTCGCCGCCGCGCGGTCGGCGTACCTGGCCGGCTTCGCGACCACGTCGAACCTCGAAGCCGGCCGTCGCTACGGAATCCCGACCCGCGGCACTGTCGCACACGCCTTCATGCTGCTGCACGACAGCGAGGAAGCAGCGTTCCGCGCGCAGGTCGACAAGATGGGCGCGGACACGACGTTGCTCGTGGACACTTACGACATCACTGCCGGCATCGAGACCGCTGTACGCGTCGCCGGGCCCGAGCTGGGCGCGATCCGCATCGACTCCGGTGACGTCGGGCCGCTCGCGCGCAAGGCACGTGAGCAGCTCGACTCCCTCGGCGCGAAGGACACCCGGATCGTCGTGTCCGGCGACCTCGACGAGCAGGCCATCGCGGCGCTTCGCGCGGAACCGGTGGACGCGTACGGCGTCGGCACTTCGGTGGTGACCGGCTCGGGCGCGCCGACCGCGGGCATGGTCTACAAGCTCGTCGAGGTCGACGGCCGCCCGGTCGCGAAGCGCAGTGCGCACAAGGAGTCCCGCGGCGGCCGCAAGAGCGCGCTGCGGCGGCACCGGGCGACCGGCACCGCCGTCGAAGAGGTCGTGTGGACGGCCACCGCGGAGCGTCCGGCGGCCGAGGAACACGACCGCGAGCTGCACATCCCCCTGGTGCGCGAAGGCCGGACGGTGGATGATCTGCCCACGCTGGACGACGCGCGCGCCCGGCTGCGGCGGGCGCAGGTCAGCCTGCCGTGGGAGGGCCTGAAGCTGTCGCACGGCGAACCCGCGATACCGACGACGTTTCTGTAA